Genomic segment of Ranitomeya imitator isolate aRanImi1 chromosome 6, aRanImi1.pri, whole genome shotgun sequence:
GCTCCCCTTCCCTTCACAATGGCCTTTaggcacgctcattagatgcttcagtgcAAAACATAGGCTCGAAGTCTGTTCATAATgactaatgtacatgtgttgtttcctgaaacgaaAGGAATTTAATATTTAAGAAAGTTCCCGTGACCAGTGGGGAAAATAGAAACATTTCTATATTTTATTAAAATtgtgatctataaaaaaaaaaaacattttttaaaaaatatattgaaCACAAACACAGTgtggtaattttctgatgatatcTTCCCTTGAAATCACGTGCTGGCTACCTGCAGCTATCACTAGAGGGAGCAAGGGAGCTCTTACTAGGTATTTCTATCCATTGAACAACATAATATATTATGCAGCAATCTCCATATACCATAAGTGACAGCTGCAGGCAGTCCgcacattaagaaaaaaaaaaaagacttaccgTATTTATTCTAAGAAAAGCACACAAAGTGAAGGTAAATCCAATTGTATGCCTTTTCTTAAATACATATCATTAGCAAATCTCATAACTTTCATAATAATTAAAGCAATGCAGGTTTAACCTTCATTTACGCTGAGTGAGATTTTGATCCGCTCTGGGAGGTAACATCTCTAAGGGGGGAATTAATTCTATATATACACCATCTGAATAATAACAGGGTATATAAAGTTTTAAAATCTAACAGGACTTTAAAATATTTGCTGGTTCACAGAATATAAGAGAATCTATTCACCTATATTCTTAGAAATTTGCAAAAAGGGTTTCAGAAATTTAGTTACCGGTAATTAATTTACTAATGCATTCAGATAAAAAAACAAATCATCAAGTGGAAATTTTCCTAATTTCCTGCCAGGAACCTAAACATTACCACATAGAGACTAGTGTTATTTATTAGCCATGTAATGGATCATCCAGCCCAGATTAAAAAAGCTAAATACTTTTGCCTATAAATAAAGAAGCCATCCCCCCATCAAAGTTTTTACTCgcataatatattgcagtcatcatattatatagcactgtgtacttacaattgctcattttgcctttctaccgaggtaattattctcttttctccactctatgtagaaacaggatgtctctggtccctgcatttatcattcccctcttcaatttCTGACCCAGATGCTTCACTCCTTCTCCCTGCCATAGACATTTGCAGTAACTCATGACtcgtgcagggaaaattgacctcctgtttccacatagagcttagaaagattcagctaatcagtttttaatcatgtgatgtcattgacctaatggaaaacagaagaattcacTGGTTttgagggcaaaatgagcaattgtgataTGATTGCAATTTAGTAAGAGGATAACATttctgatgggagtgcttctttaatgtgcAAGAGGAGGATATAGCAGCTTCTACAGAACTCATTTATTGAAAGTGGTAAGAAGACACTGATGCATATGAAGGGTTAATCTGTTATAGTACACAGCTGTTTCTAAAAGGTTAGTAAAGGTTTCGCACTACATACACACAGAGGCAGCAGCTGCCATGCCTCATTGAGAAGAAGCATGTGACAGGGAATAGCTCTGTTATTGCTGATACTAGCCTTCTCTGCCTGCCGATCCATAGTACACAGGAATCCATCTAACATTCCTGGGAACATGGTTATATCCAGTGTGGAATAAGACGGCAGCacagatccctcttgtttccaccCTCACAATGGTATCTCCCTGTTCAGAAGCTGAAATCAGCTGTCAAAATAGACAGTGGAAAGcctgacttaaaggggttttcctacgaCCACAAGTTCATTTTAATCGAtagattttataataataataatttccacaattgtatgtgcttaaataaaatgttcctatgCTGAaacaatcttataaatgtgccgctgctgtgtactgtgtaatggctgtgtctgattataccacatctcctgggcgggAAGGAGTATATAGACATTACTGCAGGGATCACATCTGATTCTTTtgatgaggtaaaacatttcagtcTGTTTTTAAATGATGTTTTACttcaaataaataattatttttgatcccatgctataatgtctgtatactctattTTGCATCCGCCCTgcctaggagctgtggtatgatcagaccatgttcctccaTGGTCAGACACaggcattacacagtacacagcaggggcacatttataagattatctcagcatggGAAAAACatgtttaaacacatccaattgtggaacctaTTATTAGTCAAAGATCTATTAATTGAAATCAACTTTTAATTGTGGTAATACCCATTTTTCGATTTCCTATAGGGTTATTCTTATCTTATCCTTTCATGGCTCAGTAACTCGAGATTTAAGAAGATAGCATAGGTCACTGTGCTAAGCTGATTCCTTAACTCCCATTAATTTCTATAGAAGTCACAGAAACAGCAAAGCTTTGCCGCTCTCAGCTCTTTTTGTAGATCCACCTATAGTAGTTCAAGCCTGTATGAAGTTATTCCTGTCTCAACCATTAAAACATGGTAAGGGAAATATACATTTAGGcctttattattaaaataaagattaattTCCTTAATTATGTATACTTAGGTAATTTATATTTTGGTCCCTTATTACTTCATGAATTTTATCAGTGTTATCTATAGCATATTATGTATTACCTAATGTCTTAACTAATTTAAAGTGAACTTCCAGGCAAAAGCTAAAACATACAAATCCCAACTTAATCAAAAGTTACACAATCCCAGGTCCCACTGATTTGGAGATACATTGGGGTTTAATGAATGCCTGCAACCTTGTGAAGTTCTCAAGTTGAAAGAAGATGATGTCATGGCCTACATAGGCTCTTGGTATCTATTCACGTACTATAAACATACTGCAGACGTGGCTTGGAGAGAAACCCTCATGAATCTTTAAATCAATAAAAATCTGGAAAGTGAGCTTTGGAGTTAATGTGGATGTATCCACATCAGGCCACAGCTTGATGTCTTGCTTTAGCCGAGAGGCTCACTTTAATCTGGTTAGAAATGAGAAATTTATAGCCAAAATTGTTGCTTGAATTGCTTGAATTTTCTTCTTATTTTTTAAGGTGGCAGATAATATCAAGAAATTATCAATGGATGCTGTTTCCGAAAAGAAACATGAGGCTGAATTACCTCTTCCCCCACCTCCCGATACGGCACATCTTTCTGTTACAGTACCTGGAACACAAGAGCAATCTTTCATGCCTCCGCCACCACCAAAAGAGTCATTTTCCAAGTTCTATGAACAGAGACAAGTAAATGAGCTAAAAAGACTATATCGCCATATGCATCCAGAGTTAAGAAAGAACTTGGAGCATGCTGTGTCCAGAGACATTTCCGAACTGTTAACCACTGATGAGCCAAATCAACAGGCTTCAGTTAGCCTAGATGCAGTTTTGCCAGGAGAGGTACAGTCCATGCGCTGGATCTTTGAAAATTGGAATTTGGATGCAATTGGAGATCACCAGTGTAACCGAAGACTGAATGAAGAAGAAGCTGTACTTGGTGGCAATGTTAAAAACACGTCTTTGATGTTTCAGGGCCAGGCGAGCAATGGTGGTAAAAGGTCCTCATCTGCCCCAATCGGAGAAGATCAAACTAAGGGAGACGTGAAGACAGCTTTGTGGTTATTTGAAACACAACCTCTTCACTCATTAAATAAAATATTTCCTGAAGATGCCGATGTCCAGCAAGCAGTTTTAAAAGACCCAGTTGAAAAAGGTGATGTGAGTGGAACCAAAATTCTCTTTGAGACACAATCACTAGATGAAGTTGGTCGCTGCAACTCTATAGAAGAACATAGTATCCTTCAGCTTAAGTCTGAAATACAAGAACTGAAAGGAGAGGTGAATAAAACGATCAAATATTTTCAGACTGAGCCCTTGTGTGCAATAACAGATAAAACTGGCAATGTTCATGAAATTAAATCTATTTGTAGGGAAGAAACTCAGAACAATGACGTCAAAACAGCCAGGTGGTTGTTTGAAACTCAACCTTTGGACACAATTCATAAGGATACATCTACAATTAAGGTTATTAGAGGAATATCATTGGAAGAGATAGCAAAAGGAGGTGTGAATGCAACCAAATGGATATTCGAAACTCAACCATTGGATACAATAAAAGAGAACATAGTAGAAGGACTATTTAATGCCTCTGAAGATGCTGTTCAAGGCGTAGATGTGAGCAAGCAGTGCAGTATCTTTGAAAAGCAGCCTCTTGATTCCATAAATGATAACACCGATAGTAAATTAGCTGTCACAGAAGAAATATTGCCTGGAGATGTGAAGTCAACTCTATGGCTTTTTGAAACACAACCAATAGAAGCACTAAAAGGCAGCTTAGAAGTTGGACAATTAAAAAAAGTTGAGCTACTAAATGAAGAAAAAGGAGATGTTCAACAAAGGAAACATGTTTTTGAGACATGTTCTCTAGACAAAATTGCCAAAAAAGAGGAGAATTCAACAGAACAATATGTAACCAGCACAGAGGAAATTATAAAGGGAGATGTGAAATCTTTCAAAAACCTATTTGAAACACTTCCACATGAGAGTAATAGAAATCGGCAAAGTGTTCAAGTCTCCAGTCAGGATGAAATTAAGATAGGGAATGTGAAAACAAATCAAGCTTTGTTTGAAAGCACACCACTTTATGCCATAGAAGATAGTTTAGGCAATTACCACGAAGTCACATCTGTCAGTCGGGAACAAGTAATATGTGGTGACGTTAAAAATTACAAGTGGATGTTTGAAACAAGACCATTGGATCAGTTTAGTGAAAGTATCCAAAAAGTAGATATCATTAAGGGGATCACAAAACAAGAAATTATGTCTGGTGATGTGGAAACAGCAAGATGGATGTTTGAAACACAACCTGTTGACGTCATTCATCCAGATAACAATCTGAAAAATGAACAATGCACTGTCCAGAAGGAAGACCCACAAAAAGGTGATGTTGCCAAATgtcgatggctctttgagacccagCCTATTGACATGTTATATGACAAATCAGAGAAAAAGCATGAGAAGGAACCTGCTATTCAAGGTGATGTTAACTCTTACACTTGGATGTTTGAAACTCAACCACTTGATTCTATCACAGACTCTAAAGAGCGTCATATAAAAGTAAGCAATGCTTCCCCAAACAAACTAGAAGATGTTAATGTAAAAACAGCAAGGCATTTATTCGAAACTGAACATTTAGATAGTCTTTCTTCTACTTATGAACAGAAAAAAATGATAAGGTATTCTAGTCGTGTTGAAATCCAATCAGGTGACGTCTCCAGGGTGAAAGAGATTTTTGAGTCAAAGCCAAATGTGTGTGCTCCATTACAAAACCCGAAAATTACTGTAGAAGAAAATATACCAGTCGGTTCAGTAAATAAATTCACATGGCTTTTTAAAAATTGTCCAATTGACTCTATGGCAAGTCATGCAGATGGGATTCAAGAATTGCCTCCTGAAAAAGACATCGAAGGCGGAGATGTTGGAGGTAAAAAATTTATTTTTGAAACATATTCTTTAGATCAAATCCACAATGACTCTGATGAGAAAGAGATAAACAATGTACAAGAAACAGTTACAAGAGGAGATTTAACGTCCTGTACTATGCTTTTTGAAACCAAGCCATTATATGCAATCCAGGACAAAGGAGGGATTTACCATGAAGTAAAATCAGTAGAGAAGGAAGAAATTCAAAAAGGAGATGTGAGGGGTGCAAAATGGCTATTCGAAACAAAACCACTTGACATGATCAAGAGGGATGAAGAAGTTTTTGTAATTAGAGCTGTTACACAAGAAGATATTGAAAAGGGCTGTGTCAAGGCTGCCAGGTGGAGGTTCGAGACAGAACCGTTGGATTCCATTACTGACACTGAAAAGTGCCCATCTAGAACAGTTGATGATGTACATAAGGGTGATGTCCAATTTAATAAGCAAGTTTTCGAATCACAAGAAGCCAACCAGAAGAAATATGTTAGACTAGTTAGTGTCAGTGATGTACAGAAGGGAAATGTTAGAACTTCTACTTGGCTCTTTGAAAACCAACCAATCGACTGCTTGAAAGGAGATGATCAAGAACATCGCGGTATTGTAAAAGTACAAAGAGAAGACAATCAAAAAGGTGATGTTAAGCGTTGTACATGGTTATTTGAATCTCAACCCTTAGACAGCCTGAAAGACACTGAAAGCTCAGTAGTCCCTCAAGCTACAGAAGTAATTCCCGAAGCCAATGTGAAAAGTGCAACCTGGCTTTTTGAAAGGACACCTTTAGCTAAATTTGACTTGGAACACTCATCTAATAtggaacagaaaaaaataaatgtaaaagacACGCTTGATGCGTTACTTTCCCATAATATAATTCAGCATAACGGAATAGTcattgaaaataaaaatggtgggcaTGTGAAGATGATAAAATATCAGTTAGCGACACAGACAACGACGGAAATTCAAAAGGAAGAAATTGTTGGAGGTAACCTCCAAAGAATCCTGCTACAGCTTCTCCACCGAACTGATGTGGAAGCTCAGGGTCTATTGGTTGAAGAAAACAGCATCGGTCAAATCATTGCAACTAAATTCAATCTTCTGAACCCTGTCCAGTCAGCAGAACAGGAGGAAGAAAGTGTCAGAGATGACGTAGCCAAAGCTCTTAAAACTTTGCTAAATGAAGATGCTTCTACAAAAACTGGTATCATTATGGAGGAATCAGAAAGTGGTtcagtgaaaattattatttatgCTCTATCAATACACTGTCAATTTAACATGGCTCAGGAGGATATTCTCAAAGGAAACGTCAAATCCACAATTGGGAATCTCCTTGCATGTGGCAAAGAAAACAAATCAAAAACCTCAGTGACTCGGGAGAAGAACGAAAAAGGAAACGTCCAGTTGTTCACAAGTTGCATTGAAAAAGGTGATCTTGGATACTTAAAAAGTCTTCAGGCAGAATCAGAATTAGATGCTCTTACAAATTCTCAGAGTGAATCTATGAAGCAAGAGGTAACTACCAAGCAATGTAAGCAGTCAACTGATGAAAGCAAAGCAGGGTCAGAATGTGTGTTTGTTACATCTACTCCTGTGTTCCACCCTGTACAACTTCATAAGAGTGTGAAAGAATGTGCTGTGGATGAAACCATAAGAGTTCCAGAAGCCCAGAAACCTTTATCTGGATGCAGCACAGAAAAAAGGAACATAAGTCTGAGTAGTGCTATAGAAAGCAATACGGCAGTTAAGAAAAGCACAGACACTAAGCAAACATCAGAAGAACATGATACCTCTACGTTGGATAAAAGGTTTTGTGCTGTTGGTCCCAACTCTAATACATTACAAAATAACAGT
This window contains:
- the XIRP1 gene encoding xin actin-binding repeat-containing protein 1 produces the protein MDAVSEKKHEAELPLPPPPDTAHLSVTVPGTQEQSFMPPPPPKESFSKFYEQRQVNELKRLYRHMHPELRKNLEHAVSRDISELLTTDEPNQQASVSLDAVLPGEVQSMRWIFENWNLDAIGDHQCNRRLNEEEAVLGGNVKNTSLMFQGQASNGGKRSSSAPIGEDQTKGDVKTALWLFETQPLHSLNKIFPEDADVQQAVLKDPVEKGDVSGTKILFETQSLDEVGRCNSIEEHSILQLKSEIQELKGEVNKTIKYFQTEPLCAITDKTGNVHEIKSICREETQNNDVKTARWLFETQPLDTIHKDTSTIKVIRGISLEEIAKGGVNATKWIFETQPLDTIKENIVEGLFNASEDAVQGVDVSKQCSIFEKQPLDSINDNTDSKLAVTEEILPGDVKSTLWLFETQPIEALKGSLEVGQLKKVELLNEEKGDVQQRKHVFETCSLDKIAKKEENSTEQYVTSTEEIIKGDVKSFKNLFETLPHESNRNRQSVQVSSQDEIKIGNVKTNQALFESTPLYAIEDSLGNYHEVTSVSREQVICGDVKNYKWMFETRPLDQFSESIQKVDIIKGITKQEIMSGDVETARWMFETQPVDVIHPDNNLKNEQCTVQKEDPQKGDVAKCRWLFETQPIDMLYDKSEKKHEKEPAIQGDVNSYTWMFETQPLDSITDSKERHIKVSNASPNKLEDVNVKTARHLFETEHLDSLSSTYEQKKMIRYSSRVEIQSGDVSRVKEIFESKPNVCAPLQNPKITVEENIPVGSVNKFTWLFKNCPIDSMASHADGIQELPPEKDIEGGDVGGKKFIFETYSLDQIHNDSDEKEINNVQETVTRGDLTSCTMLFETKPLYAIQDKGGIYHEVKSVEKEEIQKGDVRGAKWLFETKPLDMIKRDEEVFVIRAVTQEDIEKGCVKAARWRFETEPLDSITDTEKCPSRTVDDVHKGDVQFNKQVFESQEANQKKYVRLVSVSDVQKGNVRTSTWLFENQPIDCLKGDDQEHRGIVKVQREDNQKGDVKRCTWLFESQPLDSLKDTESSVVPQATEVIPEANVKSATWLFERTPLAKFDLEHSSNMEQKKINVKDTLDALLSHNIIQHNGIVIENKNGGHVKMIKYQLATQTTTEIQKEEIVGGNLQRILLQLLHRTDVEAQGLLVEENSIGQIIATKFNLLNPVQSAEQEEESVRDDVAKALKTLLNEDASTKTGIIMEESESGSVKIIIYALSIHCQFNMAQEDILKGNVKSTIGNLLACGKENKSKTSVTREKNEKGNVQLFTSCIEKGDLGYLKSLQAESELDALTNSQSESMKQEVTTKQCKQSTDESKAGSECVFVTSTPVFHPVQLHKSVKECAVDETIRVPEAQKPLSGCSTEKRNISLSSAIESNTAVKKSTDTKQTSEEHDTSTLDKRFCAVGPNSNTLQNNSGSSTDLQSALLDLRQATAEARTIQKQVQCKIQNNVQQIQVTNKEAESSVIQPVQAAFHQEHATVKQTASVTTTVKDKRTSYASLHTSTSSTKKVSVSEEDKDSCENKEITRAETSNIDAEPPKHVKNYLNPFNDCDYKAHIVQEERDQDIVRGDVKAAIRALQNASNEQREIEKEEVIKGNLTSTLESLQKSNVNVSKGDFKAAMIYRNTGQSYAACKRNSDVQNRKDQDITKSIQPSDNNSPPSPAPVTEQERYQAANPSDIEATKDDVEKLNNLMTNTKDFNEKACEDTVEKNANVSQATHKIQRQKPALPPKPKHLLPGVRPPPRPKNKASLTTPSSSASNSSTPSDQCGFKGTLEPANMTTLIEAPSNVLNACMYPSSNINPESEKEMLLHKEHKLCSQNYLITSKDKTCQEESVINLHQKKKEDLLNECSAYSDPNLTMYIMPEDHLRPISEQDINKQRLFENLNAEDTSLKQSVDLVQSRMNVSHTDNKSVVMRIKRKKESEDARRQRLSIHMDEIMKDNVKTATDIFENLKKQDELEKILKKVEELEENTSTVDVKSMRGLFQTVPDWVVSSKENASSLPKEQQSQKDETFQLQKEDSESVSSVELAYEDLERASAEIKHLKEQTLTKIFEIEETIKKALYAVSNLKSDSDIVSLSSLFRESLGTSTNTTSNIRKISIVSSKAKAEKPTQLFQEKNTEVANQDKTENKKSELDVTTGVSSRLSPTSPSFITIESAARKTSQQNSSSLPSSLISTQNGDVPQTLHNQGIGGKDQNGINPLECVDPFLQWCVCDNGQSLSSGSLSIPAVCEQNSNQPPSPNSQRQKSVLELTTGQEGPKLIGTTIVTEKYEESDQYGNKIVRSKTSTTVTKQSDTHSSSTFEFVSAPPRYEVTASPLLRRNVISSVDNSNNKGNETGVVFVTFGNSKPTQK